The genomic interval CATTGCCGGCCGGCTGCTGCACGAGACGGTCCGGACCCTGCTGGTGGATGCCGGCGGGGCCGGGGAGGCCGACCTGGAGCGGCGCCTCCGGGACTTCGAGGCAGCCGTGCTGCCGCACTGGCGGCAGATGGGGATGCTGGACGCATGAGCATGGGCGATGCCCGCGGGCCGTCGGGCCTTCACCAGCCGGCCATTCATATGCCGGGAGCCGGCATGCAATCTGTAAGGAGAAAAACTTGAGCCGTCGATTATCGTTGCCGCCCGCACGGCGGGCATGGCTGGACGTGGCCTTGAGGGTCACGGCAGCCGTCTTCGGGGGGTACGTCCTAACCTATGCCACCACGGCGGCGCTGGCGCGTCTTCTGCCGCTGGCGCGCTTCAATGCGGTCATGGTTGCCACCCTGCTGTCCTTCGCCCTCTATACGGGGATCGTGCTCTGGGTGTTCGCGGCTGCCTCCATGCGGCGCGTCTGGCTGGGCATCGCCCTGTCGCTGCCGCTGGCCGCCATCGGCTTCTGGCCGGCCTGGTTCGGAGGAGCCTTCTGATGGCCGGGAACAGGACGTTCCGGCAGTCCATGACCTGGCTGCATGGCTGGGCGGGACTGCTGCTCGGCTGGCTGCTGTTCGCCATCTTCCTGACCGGCACCCTGACGGTGTTCGACAAGGAGATCAGCTGGTGGATGCAGCCGGAGCTGCGCGATACGGGTGTCGACCAGCCGAAGGCC from Azotobacter salinestris carries:
- a CDS encoding iron transporter; its protein translation is MSRRLSLPPARRAWLDVALRVTAAVFGGYVLTYATTAALARLLPLARFNAVMVATLLSFALYTGIVLWVFAAASMRRVWLGIALSLPLAAIGFWPAWFGGAF